A portion of the Malania oleifera isolate guangnan ecotype guangnan chromosome 3, ASM2987363v1, whole genome shotgun sequence genome contains these proteins:
- the LOC131151474 gene encoding tetrahydroberberine oxidase-like gives MKTPYQTPSLLSLSFHLLFFLSIAWAASASVHDSFLQCLSLRSNDSDSISKVIYTPANSSFFSILQSSIYNLHFSTPITPKPLVIITPLHESHIKATIICSKEHGLEIRTRSGGHDFEGLSYVAHVPFVIVDLINLRSINVDVENETAWVQAGATLGEVYYTVAQKSRTLGFPAGICPTVGAGGHISGGGYGMMMRKYGLAADHVIDARIVVASGEVLDRKSMGEDLFWAIRGGGGASFGVIVAWKIELVQVPPTVTVFNVTRDTSQNAINLIYRWQYVAEKIDRDLFIMPLISTANSASQQGTRTIQVSFLSLFLGKTNELVSLMHNDFPELGLAKKDCIEMSWIESIHYFAEFPKGSPLEDVLNRTSDEGIGSFKGKSDYVTKPISKISWENIWGKIHEDDGKTAKIILVPYGGRMSEISESALPFPHRAGYIYKIFYRVTWDQDEENTTAIRYVEWLRRLYKYMAPHVSKSPRGAYLNYRDLDLGTNNKFGNTSYKRASIWGRKYFNKNFDRLVHVKTMADPANFLRNEQSIPSVST, from the coding sequence ATGAAGACTCCCTATCAAACCCCTTCCctgctttctctctcttttcatcttctcttcttcttatcAATTGCATGGGCAGCTTCTGCCTCTGTGCATGACAGCTTTCTGCAATGCCTTTCCCTGCGTTCCAACGATTCCGACTCCATCTCCAAAGTCATTTACACCCCGGCCAATTCCTCCTTCTTTTCTATACTGCAGTCCTCCATTTATAATTTGCATTTCTCGACACCTATTACGCCAAAACCTTTAGTCATCATTACACCTCTGCATGAATCTCACATTAAAGCGACCATCATCTGCTCCAAAGAGCATGGCTTGGAGATTAGGACTCGGAGCGGTGGCCATGACTTTGAAGGTCTTTCCTATGTTGCACACGTTCCATTTGTGATTGTCGATCTCATCAATCTTCGATCTATAAATGTAGATGTCGAGAACGAAACTGCATGGGTTCAGGCAGGTGCAACTTTGGGCGAAGTTTATTATACAGTTGCCCAGAAAAGTCGAACTCTGGGCTTTCCTGCTGGTATTTGCCCTACAGTAGGTGCTGGTGGCCACATTAGTGGAGGAGGCTATGGCATGATGATGCGTAAATACGGCTTGGCGGCTGATCATGTGATTGATGCTCGCATTGTAGTTGCTAGTGGCGAAGTTCTTGATAGAAAATCTATGGGGGAGGACTTGTTTTGGGCCATTAGAGGAGGAGGAGGTGCTAGCTTTGGAGTCATCGTGGCTTGGAAGATAGAATTGGTTCAAGTCCCACCAACAGTGACCGTTTTCAATGTCACTAGAGACACGAGCCAAAACGCAATAAACTTGATTTATCGGTGGCAATATGTTGCAGAAAAAATTGATAGAGATCTGTTCATTATGCCTCTAATAAGTACTGCCAATAGTGCTAGCCAGCAAGGCACACGAACCATACAAGTTTCATTCCTTTCCCTGTTTCTTGGGAAGACTAATGAACTAGTCTCGCTGATGCATAACGATTTCCCAGAACTAGGTTTGGCCAAGAAAGATTGTATTGAAATGAGCTGGATAGAATCTATCCACTATTTTGCAGAATTTCCCAAGGGCAGTCCTCTTGAGGATGTGCTGAATAGGACAAGTGATGAGGGGATAGGGTCCTTTAAGGGGAAATCAGACTATGTCACAAAGCCGATTTCCAAGATTTCGTGGGAAAATATATGGGGAAAGATTCATGAGGATGACGGCAAGACAGCAAAAATAATCTTGGTTCCTTACGGTGGAAGAATGAGTGAGATTTCAGAATCTGCACTTCCTTTTCCGCATAGAGCTGGCTACATATACAAAATCTTTTACAGAGTGACCTGGGATCAAGATGAGGAAAATACAACAGCCATACGGTATGTTGAATGGCTCAGGAGGCTTTACAAGTATATGGCTCCCCATGTTTCGAAATCCCCAAGAGGTGCATATCTCAACTATAGAGACCTTGACTTGGGCACGAACAACAAATTTGGCAACACAAGCTATAAAAGGGCGAGCATTTGGggtagaaaatatttcaacaaaaatTTTGACAGATTGGTACATGTGAAGACCATGGCGGATCCTGCAAATTTCTTACGAAATGAGCAGAGCATTCCATCTGTTTCAACTTAA